Proteins encoded within one genomic window of Anopheles gambiae chromosome 3, idAnoGambNW_F1_1, whole genome shotgun sequence:
- the LOC1280470 gene encoding ecdysone-induced protein 75B, isoforms C/D isoform X4, which translates to MAEELPILKGILKGVVSYHNAPVRFGRVPKREKARILAAMQQSTQNRGNQRALASELDDQPRLLASVLQAHIETCEFTREKVAAMRQRARDCPSYSMPTLACPLNPAPELQSEQEFSQRFAHVIRGVIDFAGMIPGFQLLTQDDKFTLLKAGLFDALFVRLICMFDTSINSIICLNGQVMRRDTIQNGANARFLVDSTFNFAERMNSMQLTDAEIGLFCAIVLITPDRPGLRNVELIERMYTKLKACLQSVISQNRPDKPEFMQELLRTMPDLRTLSTLHTEKLVVFRTEHKELLRQQMWSAEEDQGAVLDAKSPASWSCDGNQVEVEIAKSPMSSVSSTESTETSSSSSSSSSSLSSEYHHLHHHHHQHGGISSAASAAAPLLAATLSGACPIIRHRASSGSSAEDDLIGGTAQHLAQNGLTITPVIRSVGSSSSSSASSASSSSASSGAGASHLHHHHHHHHVSRYRKLDSPTDSGIESGNEKHDNPSPQQQQQQLHHQQHHHLLLHPKPASSSVSSGSSSCSSPRSSLEDPALEDSSSSSNGKAPSLARHASVDNMPVLKRVLQAPPLYDTNSLMDEAYKPHKKFRAMRHRESEAEAASSSTTTTSASAAPSPSATVLASSSSPRPASVPQPQQSVVAIAAPSPPQQPAQQPPQHHQSQLHMHLTRPQTTQSHQSSATGFLQSTSARSSPQPPQQQQQHHHHAYSSLSSTHSVLAKSLMEEPRMTPEQMKRTDIIHNYIMRESAQEQQQNYIKQQQQQQQQQGGLLVCGASAANGVFQRASPHLTVSAVSPAPSSSSSSGSSPAAAAAPNGGCPFGGSSSSASAGRWQQVIPAVTASVITTTGGHRAQQTPSPGSLTPPDTSSSSSSSSLSVVSSPPSAASPSSSSSSATSIRYFQSPHSTMTSPAPPASPSSVVVVAPPHTPSPRLIELKVDIGSSATATTSLDPCHQQPLNLSKKSPSPAPTPVSVVQRSIVGGPSALSPVGAATTVVVATSSSSSNAATSSSSSNNPTIHKILLEA; encoded by the exons ATGGCCGAAGAGTTACCAATACTGAAGGGCATCCTGAAGGGAGTTGTCTCCTATCACAATGCAC CCGTCAGGTTTGGGCGGGTGCCGAAGCGGGAAAAGGCCCGCATACTGGCCGCGATGCAGCAGAGCACGCAGAACCGGGGCAACCAGCGGGCCCTCGCCAGCGAGCTCGACGATCAGCCCCGGCTGCTCGCCAGCGTCCTCCAGGCGCACATCGAAACGTGCGAGTTTACGCGCGAAAAGGTCGCCGCCATGCGCCAGCGGGCCCGCGACTGCCCGAGCTACTCGATGCCGACACTG GCCTGTCCCCTGAACCCAGCGCCCGAGCTACAGTCGGAGCAGGAGTTTAGCCAGCGCTTCGCCCACGTCATCCGGGGCGTGATCGACTTCGCCGGCATGATACCCGGCTTCCAGCTGCTGACGCAGGACGACAAGTTCACGCTGCTGAAGGCGGGCCTGTTCGATGCGCTGTTCGTGCGGCTGATCTGCATGTTCGACACGTCGATCAACTCGATCATCTGCCTGAACGGGCAGGTGATGCGGCGCGACACCATCCAGAACGGGGCGAACGCTCGCTTCCTGGTGGACAGCACGTTCAACTTTGCGGAGCGGATGAACTCGATGCAGCTGACCGACGCCGAGATCGGGCTGTTCTGTGCGATCGTGCTGATCACGCCCGACCGGCCCGGGCTGCGCAACGTCGAGCTGATCGAGCGCATGTACACGAAGCTGAAGGCCTGCCTGCAGTCGGTCATCTCGCAGAACCGCCCGGACAAGCCGGAGTTTATGCAGGAGCTGCTGCGCACGATGCCCGATCTGCGCACGCTCAGCACGCTGCACACGGAGAAGCTGGTCGTGTTCCGGACGGAGCACAAGGAGCTGCTCCGGCAGCAGATGTGGTCGGCGGAGGAGGACCAGGGCGCGGTGCTGGACGCGAAGAGCCCGGCCAGCTGGAGCTGCGACGGCAACCAGGTCGAGGTGGAGATCGCCAAGAGCCCGATGAGCTCCGTCTCCAGCACGGAGTCCACCGAaacgtcctcctcgtcctcctcctcctcctcctccttgtCGTCGGAGTACCATCAcctgcaccatcaccatcaccagcacgGTGGCATTTCGTCGGCGGCTTCCGCGGCGGCTCCCCTGCTCGCTGCCACCCTGTCCGGCGCCTGTCCAATCATTCGGCATCGGGCCAGCTCGGGCTCGTCGGCGGAGGACGATCTGATCGGCGGCACGGCGCAACATCTCGCCCAGAACGGGCTCACCATCACGCCCGTCatccggtcggtcggttcgtcgtcgtcgtcgtccgccTCGTCCGCGTCCTCGTCGTCCGCTTCGTCCGGGGCGGGCGCAAGCCAtctgcaccatcaccaccaccatcatcacgtGTCGCGGTACCGCAAGCTCGACTCGCCGACCGACTCCGGCATCGAGTCGGGCAACGAGAAGCACGACAATCCGtcgccccagcagcagcagcagcagctccaccatcagcagcaccaccatctgCTGCTCCATCCGAAACCGGCTAGTAGCAGCGTAAGCAGCGGTTCGTCGTCTTGCTCCAGCCCGCGGTCGTCGCTCGAAGACCCAGCGCTcgaggacagcagcagcagcagcaacggcaaggCGCCCTCCCTGGCGCGGCACGCCAGCGTCGACAACATGCCGGTGCTGAAGCGCGTCCTGCAAGCGCCACCGCTCTACGACACCAACAGCCTGATGGACGAGGCGTACAAGCCGCACAAGAAGTTCCGCGCCATGCGCCACCGGGAGAGCGAGGCGGAAGCCGcttcctcctccaccaccaccactagcgCGAGCGCCGCCCCGTCCCCGTCGGCGACCGTGCTGGCGTCGTCGTCCTCACCGCGCCCGGCCTCGGTGCCCCAGCCGCAGCAGTCCGTGGTGGCAATCGCCGCCCCATCACCACCCCAGCAGCCTGCGCAGCAGCCGCCCCAGCACCATCAGTCGCAGCTGCACATGCATTTAACGCGACCGCAGACGACGCAGTCCCACCAAAGTAGCGCCACCGGCTTCCTGCAGTCGACGTCCGCGCGGTCCAGTCCGCAGcctccgcagcagcagcagcagcaccaccaccacgcctACTCGTCCCTCTCGAGCACGCACTCCGTGCTGGCCAAATCGCTGATGGAGGAGCCGCGCATGACGCCCGAGCAGATGAAGCGCACCGACATCATCCACAACTACATCATGCGCGAGTCGGcccaggagcagcagcagaactacatcaagcagcagcagcagcagcagcagcagcagggaggaCTGTTGGTGTGTGGCGCCAGCGCCGCCAACGGTGTGTTCCAGCGGGCCTCACCGCATCTCACCGTGTCGGCCGTCTCGCCCGCcccctcgtcctcgtcctccagTGGAAGCAgtccggcggcggcggccgccccGAACGGTGGCTGTCCGTTTGGAGGTTCGTCGTCTAGCGCCTCCGCCGGGCGATGGCAGCAGGTGATACCGGCAGTGACGGCCAGCGTCATCACGACGACGGGCGGCCACCGGGCACAGCAGACCCCGTCCCCGGGCAGTCTCACCCCGCCGGAcacttcctcctcctcgtcctcctcctcgctgTCGGTGGTTTCGTCGCCACCGTCGGCTGCCTCGccgtcctcgtcctcctcctccgccacCAGCATCCGCTACTTCCAGTCGCCCCACTCGACGATGACGTCACCCGCACCGCCCGCCTCCCCCTCGTCGGTGGTGGTCGTGGCGCCCCCGCACACCCCCTCGCCCCGGCTCATCGAGCTGAAGGTGGACATTGGTAGCagtgccaccgccaccacctccCTCGATCCGTGCCACCAGCAACCGTTGAACCTGTCGAAGAAGTCACCCTCGCCGGCGCCCACGCCTGTGTCCGTCGTCCAGCGGTCCATCGTGGGGGGACCGTCGGCCCTCTCGCCGGTCGGTGCCGCCACGACGGTCGTAGtggccaccagcagcagcagcagtaacgccgccaccagcagcagcagcagcaacaatcccACCATCCACAAGATCCTACTCGAGGCGTAA